The following are from one region of the Entelurus aequoreus isolate RoL-2023_Sb linkage group LG17, RoL_Eaeq_v1.1, whole genome shotgun sequence genome:
- the elovl7a gene encoding elongation of very long chain fatty acids protein 7a, with product MELNNIKSSAELMYDSFIQNADSRTGNWLLMSSPVPQTVIIMAYIYFVMSLGPRFMENRKAFDLRGVLVVYNFGVVALSLYMCYEFIMSGWGTGYSFRCDLVDYSNSPQAVRMAATCWLYYFSKFIEMFDTIFFVLRKKNNQVTFLHVYHHSIMPFTWWFGVRFAGGGMGTFHALLNCVVHVIMYSYYGLTAMGPNYQKYLWWKKYLTTIQLIQFVMVTSHISQYFFMRDCPYQFPIFVYIIGVYGLIFLFLFLNFWYHAYTKGKRLPKVLQAQTWAHHSNGVMNGNANHEKDE from the exons ATGGAACTGAATAATATAAAGTCTTCAGCTGAACTCATGTATGATAGCTTCATCCAAAATGCAG ACTCTCGGACTGGAAACTGGCTGCTCATGTCATCTCCCGTACCCCAGACCGTCATCATCATGGCGTACATTTACTTTGTCATGTCGCTGGGGCCTCGCTTCATGGAGAACCGCAAAGCCTTTGACCTCAGGGGAGTTTTGGTGGTTTATAACTTCGGCGTGGTGGCGCTGTCGCTCTACATGTGCTATGAG TTTATCATGTCAGGATGGGGAACAGGATACTCCTTTCGCTGCGACCTGGTTGACTACTCCAACTCACCACAAGCTGTCAGG ATGGCGGCAACGTGCTGGCTTTACTACTTCTCTAAGTTCATTGAGATGTTTGACACA attttcttTGTGCTAAGAAAGAAAAACAACCAGGTGACCTTTCTTCATGTGTACCATCACTCCATCATGCCTTTTACCTGGTGGTTTGGGGTGCGCTTTGCCGGAG gtggTATGGGGACATTCCACGCTCTTCTCAACTGTGTTGTCCATGTAATCATGTACTCCTACTACGGTCTGACCGCTATGGGCCCCAACTACCAGAAGTACCTGTGGTGGAAGAAGTACCTCACCACCATTCAGCTG ATCCAGTTTGTGATGGTGACCAGCCACATCTCCCAGTATTTCTTCATGCGAGACTGCCCTTACCAGTTCCCCATTTTTGTTTACATCATCGGTGTGTACGGCctcatcttcctcttcctcttcctcaacTTCTGGTACCACGCCTACACCAAAGGCAAAAGGCTGCCCAAGGTCCTGCAGGCTCAGACCTGGGCACATCACAGCAATGGCGTCATGAACGGGAACGCCAACCACGAGAAAGATGAGTAA